A stretch of the Rosa rugosa chromosome 5, drRosRugo1.1, whole genome shotgun sequence genome encodes the following:
- the LOC133708738 gene encoding alpha-galactosidase 1-like has product MVNMRGKSGGDAAVTTRMIVMTVMMVCSFISPQPMLMGVYASPITRMMVADTKEQQRRNLLANGLGVTPPMGWNSWNHFNCKIDEKIIKATADALISTGLSKLGYTYVNIDDCWAEVARDDKGNLVPKKSTFPSGIKALADYVHSKGLKLGIYSDAGYFTCSKTMPGSLGHEEQDAKIFAAWGIDYLKYDNCNTDGSKPTVRYPVMTRALMKADHPIFFSLCEWGDLHPALWGAKVGNSWRTTNDISDTWESMVSRADMNEVYAEYARPGGWNDPDMLEVGNGGMTKDEYLVHFSIWAISKAPLLIGCDVRNMTKETMEIIANKEVISVNQDPLGVQAKKVRMEGDLEVWAGPLSGYRVALLLVNRGPWRTSITAHWDDIGIPPNSVVEARDLWEHKTLKKRFVGNLTATMDSHACKMYVLKPIS; this is encoded by the exons ATGGTGAATATGAGGGGGAAAAGTGGCGGTGATGCTGCAGTAACAACGAGGATGATTGTAATGACGGTGATGATGGTATGCTCATTCATATCACCACAACCGATGTTAATGGGTGTTTATGCTTCACCGATAACAAGAATGATGGTGGCAGATACCAAAGAGCAACAGAGACGAAATCTGCTTGCTAATGGGCTTGGAGTGACTCCTCCCATGGG GTGGAATAGTTGGAATCACTTCAACTGcaaaattgatgagaaaatCATCAAAGCAACTG CTGATGCTCTGATTTCCACTGGTCTCTCTAAACTTGGATATACCTATGTTAACATAG ATGATTGTTGGGCTGAAGTAGCTCGTGATGACAAG GGTAATCTAGTGCCCAAGAAATCCACATTTCCATCTGGCATCAAAGCTCTTGCGGATTATGTGCACAGCAAGGGACTAAAGCTAGGAATTTACTCAGATGCAGG GTACTTTACTTGCAGCAAAACCATGCCTGGTTCACTTGGTCACGAGGAACAAGATGCCAAAATTTTTGCTGCTTGG GGTATTGATTATTTGAAGTATGACAACTGTAATACTGATGGCTCCAAACCAACTGTTAG ATATCCTGTCATGACCCGAGCACTGATGAAAGCAGACCATCCCATATTCTTTTCTCTGTGTGAATG GGGAGATTTGCATCCTGCTTTATGGGGTGCTAAAGTCGGAAACAGCTGGAgaactactaatgacatttctgATACATGGGAAAG TATGGTCTCCAGAGCAGACATGAATGAAGTTTATGCTGAATATGCCAGACCTGGTGGTTGGAATG ATCCCGACATGCTTGAGGTGGGAAATGGAGGAATGACAAAGGATGAATATTTAGTCCATTTTAGCATATGGGCCATATCTAAG GCTCCCCTTCTTATTGGTTGTGATGTGAGGAATATGACAAAAGAGACTATGGAGATCATCGCAAATAAAGAGGTTATCTCTGTCAACCAAG ATCCACTTGGTGTCCAAGCTAAAAAGGTTAGAATGGAAGGGGATCTTGAG GTTTGGGCTGGGCCCCTTTCAGGCTACAGAGTTGCCTTACTCCTTGTCAACCGAGGCCCGTGGCGAACATCTATTACAGCCCACTGGGATGACATTGGTATCCCCCCAAACAGTGTTGTTGAAGCAAGAGATCTTTGGGAG CACAAGACACTGAAGAAACGATTTGTTGGAAACTTGACAGCCACCATGGACTCCCATGCATGCAAAATGTATGTGCTGAAGCCAATCTCTTAG
- the LOC133708737 gene encoding pyruvate kinase, cytosolic isozyme — translation MANIDIEGILKELPNDGRIPKTKIVCTLGPSSRSVEMLEKLLRAGMNVARFNFSHGTHDYHQETLNNLRTAMHNTQILCAVMLDTKGPEIRTGFLKDGKPIQLKEGQEITITTDYSIKGDPETISMSYKKLAVDLKPGNTILCADGTITLTVLSCDPAAGIVRCRCENTALLGERKNVNLPGVVVDLPTLTEKDKEDILGWGVPNNIDMIALSFVRKGSDLVNVRKVLGPHAKNIQLMSKVENQEGVINFDEILRETDSFMVARGDLGMEIPVEKIFLAQKMMIYKCNLVGKPVVTATQMLESMIKSPRPTRAEATDVANAVLDGTDCVMLSGESAAGSYPELAVKIMARICIEAESSLDYGAIFKEMIKSTPLPMSPLESLASSAVRTANKARAKLIVVLTRGGSTAKLVAKYRPAVPIVSVVVPVLTTDSFDWDCSDETPARHSLIYRGLIPLLAEGSAKATDSESTEVILDAALKSATKRRLCKPGDAVVALHRIGVASVIKICVVK, via the exons ATGGCGAACATAGACATAGAGGGAATACTGAAGGAGCTGCCCAACGATGGGCGTATCCCGAAGACGAAGATCGTGTGCACTTTGGGTCCTTCATCTCGGTCGGTGGAGATGTTGGAGAAGCTGCTGAGGGCTGGCATGAATGTTGCTCGCTTTAACTTCTCCCATGGCACTCACGACTACCACCAGGAGACCCTCAACAATCTCCGCACTGCCATGCACAACACTCAGATCCTCTGCGCCGTCATGCTCGATACCAag GGACCTGAGATTCGGACTGGATTCCTCAAGGATGGGAAGCCTATTCAACTTAAAGAAGGCCAGGAAATCACCATTACTACTGACTATAGCATCAAGGGTGATCCAGAGACCATCTCCATGAGCTACAAGAAGCTGGCCGTGGACTTGAAGCCTGGAAATACCATTTTATGTGCGGACGGCACCATTACCCTTACTGTGTTGTCTTGTGATCCAGCGGCTGGTATTGTGAGGTGCCGTTGTGAGAACACTGCATTGCTGGGTGAGAGGAAAAATGTCAATCTTCCTGGTGTTGTGGTGGATCTTCCCACACTGACAGAGAAGGACAAGGAAGATATTCTGGGATGGGGTGTTCCCAACAACATTGATATGATTGCTCTTTCATTTGTACGCAAGGGATCAGATCTTGTTAATGTCCGTAAAGTTCTTGGACCCCATGCCAAGAACATACAGTTGATGTCAAAG GTTGAGAACCAGGAGGGAGTTATCAACTTTGATGAGATCCTGCGTGAGACCGACTCATTCATGGTTGCACGAGGCGATCTTGGTATGGAAATCCCAGTTGAGAAAATTTTTCTGGCACAAAAAATGATGATATATAAGTGTAATCTTGTGGGCAAGCCTGTTGTCACTGCCACTCAGATGCTTGAATCCATGATCAAGTCTCCACGGCCAACGCGTGCTGAAGCCACAGATGTAGCTAATGCTGTCCTTGATGGCACTGATTGTGTCATGCTTAGTGGTGAGAGTGCAGCTGGGTCCTATCCAGAACTCGCTGTGAAGATCATGGCTCGAATATGTATTGAGGCAGAATCGTCCCTTGACTATGGGGCTATCTTTAAGGAGATGATAAAGTCTACACCGCTTCCAATGAGCCCATTGGAGAGTCTTGCATCCTCTGCTGTCCGAACAGCCAACAAGGCCAGAGCCAAACTCATTGTTGTGTTGACTCGTGGTGGGAGCACCGCAAAATTGGTAGCCAAGTACAGGCCAGCTGTTCCTATCGTATCTGTAGTTGTTCCAGTTTTGACCACGGACTCGTTTGATTGGGACTGCAGTGATGAGACTCCAGCAAGACATAGCCTGATCTACAGGGGTTTGATTCCTCTATTGGCTGAAGGATCTGCAAAGGCCACCGATTCTGAATCCACTGAGGTGATCCTGGATGCTGCTCTAAAGTCGGCAACAAAGAGGAGACTGTGCAAGCCTGGTGATGCTGTGGTGGCACTTCATCGTATTGGAGTCGCCTCTGTCATTAAGATTTGCGTAGTGAAGTAA